One stretch of Roseovarius mucosus DNA includes these proteins:
- a CDS encoding thiamine pyrophosphate-binding protein: MTVTQQSQNRAADYLARRLYEAGCRHAFGMPGGEVLTVMDALARAGIEVTLARHENAAAFMAEGVWHRTGAPGILIATLGPGVLNGVNAIANAHQDRVPLIVISGCVDADEALTYTHQILDHEAVLAPITKATFRLTAQGADIIADKAIGIATEGRPGPVHIDVPISVADMRVTPPRLRRRPDAVLMQPAAPEAARDWLAAAERPVMIVGLDAVNEGASAAIRETAERLNIPVITTYKAKGIIPETHPLCLGGAGLSPLADGILVPIVQEADLILCVGYDPIEMRPGWREIWDPAEVKVIDIAAVPNDQYMHQATMNIVGACAPSLAAITEGVSPRATWTGGQVAAARAALAGAFPTDDEWGAAGVIAEARAVLPQDTIATVDSGAHRILLSQMWTSYIPRALLQSTALCTMGCAVPLAMGAKLATPDVPVVSFSGDAGFLMVAGELSTVAELKLPVIFVVFVDASLALIEKKQRERQMVNLAVDFGHHDFAAIGRAFGGHGVRVTNRAELRAALLAAQEADTFTVIAAEIDRGSYDNRI, translated from the coding sequence GTGACCGTGACCCAACAAAGCCAGAATCGCGCCGCTGATTACCTTGCACGGCGTCTTTACGAGGCAGGATGCCGCCACGCCTTTGGCATGCCGGGCGGTGAGGTTCTGACCGTGATGGATGCACTGGCGCGTGCGGGTATCGAGGTAACGCTGGCGCGGCACGAAAACGCCGCCGCCTTCATGGCCGAAGGTGTCTGGCACCGCACTGGCGCGCCCGGCATCCTGATTGCCACGCTGGGGCCGGGGGTTTTGAACGGCGTCAATGCCATCGCCAACGCGCATCAGGACCGTGTGCCGCTGATTGTGATTTCCGGCTGTGTCGATGCCGATGAGGCGCTGACCTATACCCATCAGATTCTTGATCATGAGGCGGTGCTGGCGCCGATCACCAAGGCCACTTTTCGCCTGACTGCGCAGGGGGCCGATATCATCGCCGACAAGGCCATCGGCATCGCCACCGAAGGCCGCCCCGGCCCGGTGCATATCGACGTGCCGATTTCAGTGGCGGATATGCGCGTGACCCCGCCGCGCCTGCGCCGCCGCCCCGATGCCGTGCTGATGCAGCCCGCAGCCCCTGAAGCGGCGCGCGACTGGCTGGCGGCGGCAGAGCGCCCGGTGATGATCGTAGGCCTAGATGCGGTCAATGAGGGGGCAAGCGCGGCAATACGTGAGACCGCCGAACGCTTGAATATCCCGGTCATCACCACGTACAAGGCCAAGGGGATCATCCCCGAAACCCACCCGCTTTGCTTGGGTGGTGCGGGCCTTTCACCGCTGGCCGATGGTATCCTCGTGCCGATCGTGCAAGAGGCCGATCTGATCCTCTGTGTGGGCTACGACCCTATTGAGATGCGCCCCGGCTGGCGCGAGATCTGGGACCCTGCCGAGGTCAAGGTGATCGACATCGCCGCCGTCCCCAATGACCAATATATGCATCAGGCGACAATGAATATCGTCGGGGCCTGCGCGCCCTCTCTTGCGGCCATCACCGAGGGCGTCAGCCCCCGTGCGACGTGGACGGGGGGGCAGGTGGCCGCAGCCCGTGCCGCGCTGGCGGGTGCCTTTCCAACGGATGACGAATGGGGGGCCGCCGGTGTCATCGCCGAGGCGCGCGCCGTGCTGCCGCAGGATACCATCGCCACCGTCGATAGCGGCGCGCATCGCATCCTCCTCTCGCAGATGTGGACAAGCTACATCCCCCGCGCGCTGCTGCAATCCACCGCGCTTTGCACCATGGGCTGTGCCGTGCCGCTGGCGATGGGTGCGAAACTCGCCACGCCCGATGTCCCCGTCGTCAGCTTTTCCGGCGATGCCGGGTTCCTCATGGTCGCGGGCGAACTCTCGACTGTTGCCGAACTCAAGCTGCCGGTGATCTTTGTCGTCTTTGTCGATGCGAGCCTTGCGCTGATTGAAAAGAAACAGCGCGAGCGGCAGATGGTCAATCTTGCCGTGGATTTCGGCCATCACGATTTCGCCGCCATTGGGCGTGCCTTTGGCGGCCATGGCGTGCGCGTGACCAACCGCGCCGAATTGCGCGCCGCCCTCTTGGCTGCGCAAGAGGCTGACACCTTTACCGTCATCGCCGCCGAAATCGACCGCGGCTCGTATGATAACCGTATCTAA
- a CDS encoding glucan biosynthesis protein codes for MIRRDVLKSMAALALWPGMVRAEDGVAFSEEALHELARQIAANPYAERPFVPDAWRDLTYDQYRGIRYNTDRAIWAGTDTTLEFDMFPPGLYFPHAVEVNMVENGVARKLPFDFALYDLHEIVPELPVDDALGYSGIRLRAEIEKPGFFQEYAVFQGASYFRVIARDLAYGLSARGLALNTASPDGEEFPDFTRFWIEKPAPGVTEHKVHALLESPSVTGIYHFTLRPSGTKTEVDVRCTLWPRTELANVGIAPLTSMFYFDETNRGRFDDFRPAVHDSDGLSIHNGNGELIWRPLANPTFIQISSFGDENPRGFGLAQRERAFSNFEDLEAHYHERPSLWITPGEHWGQGAVTLVEIPTDKEIYDNIVVYWRPRTPLAEGSEHAFSYRMTWTDQIESAKPVTPVLNTRLGKGFAQNEHKVVVIDFAPHPALPEDYEELVAYVHASTFETSVPQIQRNPETDGPRLVFSFDPAEVMASEMRAQLYHQGQAVSEVWLYRWTV; via the coding sequence ATGATCCGGCGTGATGTTCTCAAATCCATGGCAGCTCTCGCGCTCTGGCCCGGCATGGTCCGTGCCGAGGATGGCGTGGCCTTTTCCGAAGAGGCGCTGCACGAACTGGCGCGGCAGATCGCGGCCAATCCCTATGCAGAGCGGCCCTTCGTGCCCGATGCCTGGCGTGACCTGACCTATGACCAGTATCGCGGAATCCGGTATAACACCGATAGGGCAATCTGGGCGGGCACCGACACCACGCTTGAATTCGATATGTTTCCGCCGGGCCTCTATTTCCCGCATGCGGTCGAAGTGAACATGGTCGAGAATGGCGTCGCCCGCAAACTGCCGTTCGATTTCGCGCTCTATGACCTGCATGAAATCGTGCCGGAACTGCCAGTCGATGACGCACTGGGCTATTCGGGTATTCGCCTGCGTGCAGAGATCGAAAAGCCGGGCTTTTTTCAGGAATATGCCGTTTTTCAAGGTGCCAGCTATTTCCGCGTGATTGCGCGCGATTTGGCTTACGGTCTTTCGGCGCGCGGTCTGGCGCTGAATACCGCCTCGCCCGATGGCGAGGAATTCCCGGATTTCACCCGCTTCTGGATCGAGAAACCAGCACCCGGCGTCACCGAGCACAAGGTCCACGCCCTGCTCGAGAGTCCCTCTGTCACCGGCATCTACCACTTTACCCTGCGCCCCAGCGGCACCAAGACCGAGGTCGATGTGCGGTGCACCCTTTGGCCGCGCACGGAGCTTGCGAATGTCGGCATCGCGCCGCTGACCTCGATGTTCTACTTCGATGAAACCAACCGCGGCCGTTTCGATGATTTCCGCCCCGCCGTGCATGACAGTGATGGGCTTAGCATCCATAACGGCAATGGCGAATTGATCTGGCGGCCTTTGGCCAACCCGACCTTTATCCAGATTTCCAGTTTTGGGGATGAGAACCCGCGCGGCTTTGGATTGGCTCAGCGCGAACGGGCCTTTTCCAACTTCGAGGATCTCGAAGCGCATTACCACGAACGTCCCAGTCTCTGGATCACACCCGGAGAGCATTGGGGGCAGGGCGCGGTGACGCTTGTTGAAATTCCCACGGACAAGGAAATCTACGATAACATCGTCGTGTACTGGCGACCCCGCACGCCACTTGCCGAAGGGTCCGAACATGCGTTCTCTTACCGCATGACCTGGACTGACCAGATTGAATCGGCCAAGCCGGTGACGCCTGTGCTCAACACCCGTCTGGGCAAGGGCTTTGCTCAGAATGAACACAAGGTCGTGGTCATCGACTTTGCCCCGCACCCCGCCTTGCCTGAGGATTACGAAGAGCTGGTGGCCTATGTGCATGCCAGCACGTTCGAAACCTCAGTCCCGCAAATTCAGCGCAATCCCGAAACCGACGGTCCCCGGCTTGTGTTTTCTTTTGATCCCGCAGAGGTGATGGCGTCCGAAATGCGCGCGCAACTCTATCACCAAGGACAAGCTGTGTCCGAAGTCTGGCTCTACCGATGGACCGTTTGA
- a CDS encoding CaiB/BaiF CoA transferase family protein — protein sequence MPGPLDGLVVLDLSRILAGPTCTQLLGDLGAEVIKIESLEGDDTRQWGPPFALDADGTPTDLSAYFMSSNRNKKSVAVDLTDPEVQHLLHALAARADVVIENFKPGGLRKYGLDHETLCAAYPGLVYCSISGFGQTGPNRDKPGYDLMAQGYGGIMSITGEAAGEPMKVGVGVADVVCGLYAATGILAALRHRDATGEGQHIDIALVDATMAWLVNQGLNYLTSGVSPTRAGNAHPNIVPYQVFATADGHVIVAVGNDSQYARFCDYLGQPDWATDPRYATNTARLAQRDTLVPMIAEVLATRTTAHVIAGLEARKVPVGPVNTIGQALETEQAQARGMTITMPAPHTAKRDVRLIGNPLKFSRTPVSYRSAPPTTGADTDAVLGPLKKGL from the coding sequence ATGCCCGGCCCATTGGATGGTCTCGTTGTCCTCGACCTCAGCCGTATTCTGGCGGGTCCTACTTGCACGCAGCTTTTGGGGGATCTGGGGGCCGAGGTGATCAAGATCGAAAGTCTTGAGGGCGACGATACCCGCCAATGGGGCCCGCCCTTTGCCTTGGATGCCGATGGCACTCCCACCGATCTTTCGGCCTATTTCATGTCGTCCAACCGAAACAAGAAATCCGTGGCGGTGGATCTGACCGATCCAGAGGTGCAGCACCTTTTGCATGCTCTGGCCGCCCGCGCCGATGTGGTGATCGAGAATTTCAAACCCGGTGGCCTGCGCAAATACGGTCTCGACCACGAAACGCTTTGTGCCGCCTATCCGGGCCTTGTCTATTGCTCGATTTCCGGCTTTGGCCAGACTGGCCCCAACCGCGACAAGCCCGGTTATGACCTTATGGCGCAGGGCTATGGCGGCATCATGTCAATCACCGGCGAGGCGGCTGGCGAGCCTATGAAAGTGGGCGTGGGCGTCGCCGATGTGGTGTGCGGGCTTTATGCCGCGACCGGCATTCTGGCGGCGCTGCGCCACCGCGACGCGACGGGCGAGGGGCAGCATATCGACATTGCTCTGGTCGATGCCACGATGGCGTGGCTGGTCAATCAGGGGCTGAATTACCTCACCTCTGGCGTTTCGCCCACCCGCGCGGGCAATGCGCATCCCAATATCGTGCCCTATCAGGTCTTTGCCACCGCTGATGGCCATGTGATCGTGGCCGTGGGCAATGACAGCCAATATGCCCGGTTTTGTGATTATTTGGGGCAACCGGATTGGGCCACTGATCCGCGCTATGCCACGAATACCGCCCGCCTTGCGCAGCGCGACACCCTCGTGCCGATGATCGCCGAGGTGTTGGCAACCCGCACCACTGCGCATGTGATCGCGGGGCTAGAGGCGCGCAAGGTGCCAGTGGGGCCGGTCAACACCATTGGTCAGGCGCTGGAAACCGAACAGGCGCAGGCGCGCGGCATGACGATCACTATGCCCGCACCACATACCGCCAAGCGCGATGTGCGCCTCATCGGCAACCCGCTCAAATTCTCGCGCACGCCGGTCAGCTATCGCAGCGCGCCGCCCACCACCGGGGCCGATACCGACGCGGTGCTGGGGCCGCTCAAAAAGGGATTGTAA
- the lptA gene encoding lipopolysaccharide transport periplasmic protein LptA codes for MALLPVGAWAQAGQVAFGKTQADRGLPVEVTSDNLSVNQADNTATFTGNVVIGQGEMRLAAPRVLVVYLPDRSGIESLEATGGVTLVSGEDAAEAERADYNISTGLIELRGNVLLVQGTSAIAGETVLVDTAAGTAQVSGRVKTILQPGTTP; via the coding sequence ATGGCTCTTCTGCCTGTTGGCGCATGGGCGCAGGCCGGGCAAGTGGCCTTTGGCAAGACCCAAGCAGATCGCGGCTTGCCGGTCGAAGTGACCTCAGACAACCTTAGCGTCAATCAGGCCGACAATACCGCCACCTTTACCGGCAATGTGGTGATCGGTCAGGGCGAGATGCGGTTGGCGGCACCACGGGTGCTGGTGGTCTACCTGCCCGACCGAAGCGGGATCGAGAGCCTAGAGGCCACGGGCGGCGTAACGCTGGTCAGCGGCGAAGATGCCGCCGAGGCCGAGCGCGCCGATTACAACATCTCAACCGGCTTGATCGAACTGCGCGGCAATGTGCTTTTGGTGCAGGGAACCAGCGCCATCGCTGGTGAGACCGTATTGGTCGATACCGCCGCAGGGACCGCGCAGGTCAGCGGGCGGGTCAAGACCATCTTGCAACCGGGGACCACCCCATGA
- a CDS encoding tetratricopeptide repeat protein — translation MRADQFGYELTISSPTVAEAWDKMVLAFLAHSAKTPDHLGTVLSQEPDFAMAHATKGLFFLMLGRREFNETAQQAHSIATDAALRTAPTAREAGYVRALGAWLDGHLSETVREMEAILTRWPEDALAMKISHATRFILGDGKGMRASIEALLPTYDAKNPARGYLFGCHAFSLEETGDYARAETAGRLGLSLSPDDAWGLHAVAHVFDMTANSRAGLSWLEGREHAWAHCNNFRYHVWWHKALMHLDQGEIDAVFDLYETEIRRNKTDDFRDISNATSLLMRLELEGHDVANRWEELADISERRSEDGCLLFADLHYLLALIGDNRDMAAKRMLGRMHRDAKQTNAGELMARVANPGLSAATGLEAFGEGDYKTAFLNLGRARRSMQLAGGSHAQRDVFERLTIDAAIRSGFLDEAENILQERTTQRAGRLDSYANTRLELISRSRVDWTDADRLPAE, via the coding sequence ATGCGTGCAGATCAATTCGGGTATGAGTTGACCATATCCTCCCCCACCGTCGCCGAGGCGTGGGACAAGATGGTATTGGCCTTTCTCGCCCATTCCGCGAAGACCCCAGACCACCTAGGCACAGTCCTTAGCCAAGAGCCGGATTTTGCCATGGCCCATGCCACCAAGGGGCTGTTTTTCCTGATGCTTGGGCGGCGCGAATTTAATGAGACGGCGCAACAGGCGCATAGCATCGCCACGGATGCCGCCCTGCGCACGGCACCCACGGCGCGTGAGGCGGGTTATGTCCGCGCTTTGGGCGCGTGGCTTGATGGGCATCTTTCTGAAACCGTGCGCGAGATGGAGGCGATTCTTACCCGCTGGCCCGAAGATGCGCTGGCGATGAAGATCAGCCATGCCACACGCTTCATCCTTGGCGATGGTAAAGGCATGCGCGCCTCGATCGAGGCGCTCTTGCCGACCTATGACGCCAAGAACCCGGCACGCGGCTATCTCTTTGGCTGTCACGCTTTCTCGCTTGAGGAAACCGGCGATTATGCCCGTGCCGAGACGGCTGGTCGGCTCGGCCTCAGTCTCTCGCCCGATGATGCTTGGGGTCTGCATGCAGTGGCGCATGTGTTCGACATGACGGCCAATTCGCGCGCCGGGCTTAGCTGGCTTGAGGGGCGCGAACACGCTTGGGCGCATTGCAACAATTTCCGCTATCATGTGTGGTGGCACAAGGCGCTGATGCATCTCGACCAAGGCGAGATCGACGCTGTGTTCGACCTGTATGAAACAGAAATTCGCCGCAACAAGACCGATGATTTCCGTGACATTTCCAACGCGACCTCGCTCTTGATGCGATTGGAGCTTGAGGGGCATGACGTGGCGAACCGCTGGGAAGAATTGGCCGATATCTCTGAGCGGCGGAGCGAAGATGGCTGCCTGCTCTTTGCCGACCTGCATTATCTTTTGGCGCTGATTGGTGACAACCGGGACATGGCCGCCAAACGCATGCTTGGACGGATGCACCGCGATGCCAAACAGACAAACGCGGGCGAACTCATGGCGCGTGTGGCCAATCCCGGCCTTTCGGCGGCCACCGGGCTCGAGGCTTTTGGTGAAGGGGATTACAAGACAGCGTTTCTTAACCTTGGCCGGGCGCGGCGCTCTATGCAACTGGCCGGTGGCAGCCACGCCCAACGCGATGTGTTCGAGCGCCTGACGATTGACGCCGCTATTCGCAGCGGCTTCCTAGACGAGGCCGAAAATATATTGCAAGAGCGCACCACGCAGCGCGCAGGCCGTCTTGATTCCTATGCCAACACCCGATTGGAACTTATCTCACGGTCGCGCGTTGACTGGACTGACGCTGACCGTTTGCCAGCGGAATAG
- the mdoH gene encoding glucans biosynthesis glucosyltransferase MdoH, with translation MDRLTPFPGSGLMPAPAPLAHPVQSLRHPYRDPNAPLWQPSAVFQWRRLAAFLPAVITTGVLAWAFGDWLSTNGIWWLEWVLLAFVVATFFWIALAMGTATLGLAVHRKQKRARAGVMPEPMRVALLVPIYNEDTAEVFGNASAMMSALRVARSAHRFELFILSDTQDSDIAMAEQRAYATLRATMPPDAPVWYRRRVQNTERKVGNIAQWLENWGGAYEAMLVLDADSLMSPEAVIALSDEMSLDPTAGLIQSAPLVVGSDTLFGRMQQFSASVYGTLLSQGLAGWTGSEGNYWGHNAILRTRAFADCAGLPRMPSLRGKGGLILSHDFVEAGLLRRAGWAVRFIPTIPGSFEEPPATLIDYALRDRRWCHGNLQHLSLLATRGLHPVSRFHLFHGAMSYLLSPAWFGLLVIWAILGNGQDSVITYFSMENPLYPVWPEMSRVSSVLILLFMYGMLLAPKLLGALALGLEDRHMHRYGGGARFAVSLVAEVLLSILFSPIMMVQQVVAVLRTAIGIRPTWSPQARKGGDYSPRTVLKFHALETVSGALLALGMMAGVVSLWLLPIAISLVAAVPLSMISGLRLDQRRGLASLMATPEMVDTPPILQLARNHRMMFRLPESPPIAAE, from the coding sequence ATGGACCGTTTGACACCCTTTCCCGGTTCTGGGCTGATGCCCGCGCCCGCGCCTCTGGCCCATCCGGTCCAAAGCCTGCGCCACCCCTATCGTGATCCCAATGCGCCGCTCTGGCAGCCCTCTGCCGTGTTCCAGTGGCGGCGTTTGGCGGCCTTTCTGCCTGCCGTGATCACCACGGGCGTTCTGGCTTGGGCGTTTGGCGATTGGTTGTCCACCAACGGAATTTGGTGGCTGGAATGGGTGCTGCTGGCCTTTGTGGTTGCCACCTTCTTTTGGATCGCTCTGGCGATGGGTACGGCCACGCTTGGCCTTGCTGTCCACCGCAAACAGAAACGTGCGCGCGCGGGGGTTATGCCAGAGCCGATGCGCGTGGCGCTGCTCGTGCCGATCTACAACGAGGATACCGCCGAGGTTTTCGGCAATGCCAGTGCCATGATGAGCGCCCTGCGCGTGGCGCGCAGTGCCCATCGGTTCGAGCTGTTTATCCTGTCCGATACACAGGACAGTGACATCGCCATGGCCGAACAGCGCGCCTATGCCACGCTGCGCGCGACCATGCCGCCCGATGCGCCCGTCTGGTATCGCCGGCGGGTGCAAAACACAGAACGCAAGGTCGGCAATATTGCGCAATGGCTGGAAAACTGGGGTGGCGCCTATGAGGCCATGCTCGTGCTCGATGCCGACAGCCTGATGAGCCCCGAGGCGGTGATCGCACTTTCCGACGAGATGTCTCTTGATCCCACGGCGGGCCTCATTCAATCGGCGCCGCTGGTGGTGGGCTCGGATACGCTCTTTGGCCGGATGCAGCAATTCTCGGCCTCGGTCTATGGCACGCTCCTGTCTCAGGGGTTGGCGGGGTGGACCGGGTCCGAGGGGAACTACTGGGGCCATAACGCCATCCTGCGCACCCGCGCCTTTGCCGATTGCGCGGGCCTGCCACGTATGCCGTCGCTCCGGGGCAAGGGCGGGCTGATCCTCAGCCACGATTTCGTCGAGGCCGGTCTTTTGCGCCGCGCCGGGTGGGCGGTGCGGTTCATTCCCACCATCCCCGGCAGCTTTGAAGAGCCGCCCGCCACCTTGATCGACTATGCGTTGCGCGACCGCCGCTGGTGCCATGGCAACCTGCAACACCTCAGCCTTTTGGCCACGCGCGGCCTGCATCCGGTGTCCCGCTTCCACCTGTTTCATGGCGCGATGAGCTATCTCTTGTCGCCAGCTTGGTTTGGACTGCTGGTGATCTGGGCGATCCTGGGCAATGGGCAGGACAGCGTCATCACCTATTTCTCAATGGAAAACCCGCTCTATCCGGTGTGGCCAGAAATGAGCCGCGTCAGCTCTGTGCTGATCCTGCTTTTCATGTATGGCATGTTGCTTGCCCCCAAACTGTTGGGCGCGCTGGCGCTTGGCCTTGAGGACCGGCATATGCACCGCTATGGCGGGGGCGCGCGCTTTGCGGTCTCGCTTGTGGCTGAGGTGCTGCTGTCGATCCTCTTCTCGCCGATCATGATGGTGCAGCAGGTGGTTGCCGTGTTGCGGACAGCCATCGGAATTCGCCCGACTTGGTCGCCACAGGCGCGCAAGGGCGGCGATTACAGCCCCCGCACCGTGCTTAAGTTCCACGCGCTGGAAACCGTCAGCGGTGCGCTCTTGGCGCTGGGCATGATGGCTGGGGTGGTGTCTCTCTGGCTCTTGCCGATTGCGATCAGCTTGGTCGCGGCGGTGCCGCTTTCGATGATTTCGGGTCTGCGGCTGGATCAGCGGCGCGGCCTTGCCTCGCTCATGGCAACGCCCGAGATGGTAGACACACCGCCCATCCTGCAACTTGCGCGCAATCATCGCATGATGTTTCGCCTGCCCGAAAGCCCGCCAATCGCAGCAGAATAA
- the lptC gene encoding LPS export ABC transporter periplasmic protein LptC, whose amino-acid sequence MARAQNTYSRIVAWIKIILPLSALGLLSTLFLFSRTVDPTLSVPSSQIDLEQRAQDLGATNPRFAGVTQEGDEIRFAAEFARPNRETPENLIADGVTAQLRLNAGTVIDITAGQADMQQGQMTASLMGQVHITTSTGYVIDTERLNSRLDEVYAETPGQVTATGPIGALTAGRMLLHNNAESGEPELLFTEGVKLIYQPGETGE is encoded by the coding sequence ATGGCGCGCGCGCAGAACACCTATTCGCGGATTGTGGCCTGGATCAAGATCATCCTGCCACTCAGCGCGCTTGGGCTGCTCTCGACGCTGTTCCTTTTCTCGCGCACGGTTGATCCCACATTGTCCGTCCCCTCGTCACAGATTGATCTGGAGCAGCGCGCGCAAGATCTGGGGGCCACCAACCCGCGCTTTGCCGGGGTGACGCAAGAGGGCGACGAAATCCGTTTTGCTGCTGAATTTGCGCGCCCCAATCGGGAAACGCCCGAGAATCTGATCGCAGACGGGGTGACCGCGCAGCTTCGCTTGAACGCCGGTACGGTGATCGACATCACTGCGGGTCAGGCCGACATGCAGCAGGGGCAGATGACCGCCAGCCTGATGGGACAGGTCCATATCACCACCTCGACCGGCTATGTCATCGACACCGAGCGCCTGAATTCCCGGCTGGACGAAGTCTATGCCGAAACGCCTGGACAGGTCACGGCAACCGGGCCGATTGGCGCGCTGACTGCCGGGCGGATGCTATTGCATAACAATGCCGAGAGCGGTGAACCGGAATTGCTTTTCACCGAGGGCGTCAAGCTGATATACCAGCCGGGGGAAACGGGGGAATGA
- a CDS encoding OpgC family protein: MTSVADPSMTHGRVTNAAAKPVASTRDIRLDFFRGIAMFIILCAHTPSNFFTSWIPARWGFSDATEIFVFCSGMASAIAFGRTFDRAGWTLGTGRVGYRVWQVYWAHIGMFVVIATMLAAFDVWGDFGKSYISSLNLQHFFENPAPQLVGLLTLSYVPNYFDILPMYLVILAMMPIIMALSRISLWAVAAAMGLTWLMAQEFLLDSLGLGQWHVAFSAEPWSNREWFFNPFGWQLIFFTGFAFMRGWLPKPPVNRVLIGIAAALVIANIPLSNIGVREFGFDWARDWRGANSWLFNKSDFGILRYIHFLALAYLCWAAAGEGGMRLRATGTGIISYVWGVLLKMILKVGQQSLAVFVFSMVFARFSGFVMDQIGRNTWNMTVANFVGFAALIAVAYIAGWFKSHPWRVAK, encoded by the coding sequence ATGACGAGTGTTGCAGATCCGTCTATGACGCATGGGCGCGTTACAAATGCGGCCGCCAAGCCGGTCGCAAGCACGCGCGACATCCGGCTGGATTTCTTTCGCGGCATTGCGATGTTCATCATCCTGTGTGCCCATACCCCAAGCAACTTTTTCACAAGCTGGATTCCCGCGCGCTGGGGCTTTTCGGATGCGACCGAGATCTTTGTGTTCTGCTCCGGCATGGCCTCGGCCATCGCCTTTGGCCGCACCTTTGACCGGGCGGGATGGACCTTGGGCACCGGGCGCGTGGGCTACCGCGTCTGGCAGGTCTATTGGGCGCATATCGGCATGTTTGTTGTCATCGCAACCATGCTGGCGGCCTTTGACGTGTGGGGCGACTTTGGAAAAAGCTACATCAGCTCGCTGAACTTGCAGCATTTCTTCGAGAACCCAGCACCGCAATTGGTGGGGCTGCTTACGCTTAGCTATGTGCCCAACTATTTCGACATCCTGCCGATGTATCTGGTGATCCTCGCCATGATGCCCATCATCATGGCACTCAGCCGCATCAGTCTCTGGGCGGTGGCAGCGGCGATGGGCCTGACCTGGCTCATGGCGCAGGAATTCCTGCTCGACTCATTGGGCTTGGGTCAATGGCATGTGGCCTTTTCGGCAGAGCCGTGGTCCAACCGCGAGTGGTTCTTTAACCCGTTCGGCTGGCAGTTGATCTTTTTCACCGGCTTTGCCTTTATGCGCGGCTGGCTGCCCAAGCCGCCGGTCAACCGGGTTTTGATCGGTATCGCAGCGGCGCTTGTGATCGCGAATATCCCACTTTCCAACATTGGCGTGCGCGAATTTGGCTTTGACTGGGCCCGCGACTGGCGCGGCGCCAATAGCTGGCTCTTCAACAAATCCGATTTCGGTATCCTGCGCTACATTCATTTTCTGGCGCTTGCATATCTGTGCTGGGCAGCGGCCGGAGAAGGTGGTATGCGCCTGCGCGCCACTGGCACTGGCATCATCTCATATGTGTGGGGAGTTCTGCTCAAAATGATTCTGAAGGTCGGGCAGCAATCGCTGGCGGTCTTCGTCTTCTCCATGGTGTTTGCTCGGTTTTCGGGCTTTGTCATGGACCAGATCGGACGCAATACTTGGAACATGACGGTTGCGAATTTCGTAGGATTCGCGGCGTTGATCGCGGTGGCTTACATCGCGGGCTGGTTTAAATCTCATCCATGGCGGGTCGCGAAATGA
- a CDS encoding ribonuclease D — protein sequence MANHLYQNDLPDGLDLGPVVAIDCETMGLHPHRDRLCVVQLSGGDGHAHLVQVSKGQTTAPNLARLLENPDVLKLFHFGRFDIAAMQNAFGALAAPVYCTKIASKLIRTYTDRHGLKYLLQELLNIDISKQQQSSDWGADSLSAAQLDYAASDVLYLHRLRDELNARLIREGRMELAQACFDFLPQRALLDLAGWPEIDIFAH from the coding sequence ATGGCAAACCATCTCTATCAGAACGACCTGCCCGATGGGCTGGACCTTGGCCCTGTGGTGGCGATTGATTGCGAGACCATGGGACTGCACCCGCATCGGGACCGGCTCTGTGTCGTGCAGCTCTCAGGCGGGGATGGCCATGCGCATCTGGTGCAGGTTTCCAAGGGGCAGACAACCGCACCCAATCTGGCGCGGTTGCTGGAAAATCCCGATGTCCTCAAGCTTTTTCATTTCGGACGGTTTGACATTGCTGCCATGCAGAACGCCTTTGGCGCGTTGGCGGCCCCCGTCTATTGCACCAAGATCGCCTCGAAATTGATCCGGACCTATACGGATCGGCATGGCCTTAAATATCTGTTGCAGGAGTTGTTGAACATCGACATCTCCAAGCAGCAGCAAAGCTCTGACTGGGGCGCCGATAGCCTGAGTGCCGCACAGCTCGACTATGCCGCCTCGGACGTGCTCTATCTGCATCGCCTGCGCGACGAGCTGAACGCGCGGCTGATCCGCGAGGGCCGGATGGAACTGGCACAGGCCTGTTTCGATTTTCTGCCGCAGCGGGCGCTGCTCGATCTGGCGGGTTGGCCCGAGATCGACATTTTCGCGCATTGA